A single genomic interval of Psychroserpens sp. NJDZ02 harbors:
- a CDS encoding DUF3239 domain-containing protein — MEENKAIGDQGEVLNLSSASRAMNTEPDEEQIEQFDEYEAKASPLKYVAMLLAFVSISLSIYLFYTGHWGWGLILIPLILFLGMLTYSFGKANVTKQIAYESGLIISAIVVETNPIKIIALADMRSSTDQKIIWGCQKMTVENLPNHKIVVGEKIPCVSLFGIALKGYRRFFEPRPISWGYKNPDLISKTVALITNDSALESDNEWAILEQLNTKMKNSIDKEVVFFDKDLNKVEL, encoded by the coding sequence ATGGAAGAAAATAAAGCGATTGGAGATCAAGGAGAAGTCTTAAACCTAAGTTCTGCCTCAAGAGCTATGAATACGGAACCCGATGAAGAACAAATAGAACAATTCGACGAGTACGAAGCAAAAGCAAGTCCTCTTAAATATGTTGCAATGTTATTGGCTTTTGTTTCTATTAGTCTTTCTATTTATTTATTCTACACGGGGCACTGGGGTTGGGGCCTTATTCTAATTCCTTTAATACTATTTTTAGGGATGCTCACCTATTCCTTTGGAAAAGCAAACGTAACAAAACAAATTGCTTACGAAAGTGGGCTCATTATTTCTGCAATAGTAGTAGAAACAAATCCAATTAAAATTATTGCTCTTGCTGACATGCGTTCTTCAACAGATCAAAAAATAATTTGGGGATGTCAAAAAATGACGGTAGAAAATTTACCAAATCACAAAATAGTAGTTGGCGAAAAAATACCTTGCGTAAGTTTATTTGGAATCGCACTTAAAGGGTATAGACGATTTTTTGAACCTAGACCAATATCTTGGGGATACAAGAATCCTGATTTAATATCTAAAACCGTAGCGTTAATAACTAATGACAGTGCTTTAGAATCTGATAATGAATGGGCTATTTTAGAACAATTAAACACTAAAATGAAAAATAGCATAGACAAAGAAGTTGTCTTTTTTGATAAAGATTTAAATAAAGTAGAGCTTTAG
- a CDS encoding fibronectin type III domain-containing protein, with protein sequence MKQNLQTPKIKERLLKLFITGMLVSATFICQVKAQSNLVPSDLLNAWNSNISDNTTYPHCEQWKITYPTSEEDKTLCGEDNNEFYYVNSTNDGIVFYAPVRSDNGTTPNSKNIRSELRERDIDGESDKYWTTEGRHVIYVKQAITHLPINVNQLVATQIHGNKSEGIDDALVVRLEDDHLFLSFNGGELRSNVTITNNYALGTLHEVIFEVLDDKHYVYYSEDGNLKAAYQSGNASSYLVKDNGNEILMDINYDDAYFKVGNYTQSNPTKEGDDTDNPDNYGEVVVYDLYVDHADAGIVTPISCNATAPSGLSVTNVSTTQATLSWNYNTTIDHYNVRYKEIGSATWINESSITTGSITLNNLSTDTEYEWQIRAKCADDSGSDYSDAQGANFTTNVTSTTCNAIAPSGLTVTGVSTTETTLNWNFDTAIDYYDVRYRKVGNTNWSFKYSITAGNVTLTNLNEDTDYEWQIIAKCTDDSGSNYSDAEGPSFKTTSNSSSINCSDTPTGLNISNLTSNSVTLNWNYVSSVDHYNVRYKKLGDSDWRYVNSIQTGSVTLTDVNTSSTYEWQIRAKCSDGSGSNYSDGQGPDFLPSSSNDISITPSCSDTPTGLYITNLTNNSVTVNWDYYSSVDHYNVRYKKTGDSNWRYKNSITTGSITLTDVNTSSSYEWQIRAKCTDGSGSDYTDGQGPNFLPTASNKSAQPSINTYTNSSKTNLIIKIDDQTNTKEKQSVKIFNIYGRLVYEKSKISSNKEIVLDNNIEDGIYVIMLFNENGEIIESKKIIKN encoded by the coding sequence ATGAAACAAAACTTACAAACACCCAAAATCAAAGAAAGATTATTAAAACTTTTTATTACCGGGATGTTGGTTTCTGCTACATTTATTTGTCAAGTAAAAGCGCAATCTAATTTAGTGCCCTCTGACTTATTAAATGCATGGAATTCTAACATATCAGATAATACCACGTATCCACATTGCGAACAATGGAAAATTACTTACCCAACAAGTGAAGAAGACAAAACGTTATGTGGAGAAGATAACAACGAATTTTATTATGTAAATTCTACTAATGATGGTATCGTATTTTACGCTCCAGTCCGCTCTGACAATGGTACTACTCCTAATTCTAAAAACATACGATCTGAATTAAGAGAAAGAGATATTGATGGCGAATCTGACAAATACTGGACAACAGAAGGTAGACATGTTATATATGTGAAACAAGCAATAACCCACTTACCTATTAATGTAAACCAGTTAGTCGCAACACAAATTCATGGAAATAAATCTGAAGGAATTGATGACGCCTTAGTAGTAAGACTAGAAGACGATCATCTTTTTTTAAGTTTTAATGGTGGAGAACTAAGAAGTAATGTAACCATTACTAATAATTACGCATTAGGAACCTTACACGAAGTTATTTTTGAAGTTCTTGATGATAAACATTACGTATATTATAGTGAAGATGGTAATTTAAAAGCAGCTTACCAAAGCGGAAATGCTTCTTCTTATTTAGTAAAAGATAATGGTAATGAAATATTAATGGATATTAATTATGATGATGCTTATTTTAAAGTTGGTAATTACACACAAAGTAATCCAACAAAAGAAGGAGACGATACAGATAACCCTGACAACTATGGAGAAGTCGTTGTTTATGACCTGTATGTTGATCATGCAGATGCTGGTATTGTAACACCAATTTCTTGTAATGCAACAGCCCCTTCAGGACTATCCGTAACTAATGTTTCTACTACTCAAGCGACATTAAGTTGGAATTACAATACTACTATTGACCACTACAATGTAAGATATAAAGAGATTGGTTCTGCTACATGGATTAACGAGTCTTCAATAACTACAGGAAGTATTACTTTAAATAACCTTTCTACTGATACAGAATACGAATGGCAGATCAGAGCTAAATGTGCTGATGACTCTGGATCTGACTACTCAGATGCTCAAGGCGCTAACTTTACAACCAATGTAACAAGTACAACTTGTAATGCAATAGCTCCTTCAGGATTAACTGTTACCGGTGTTTCAACAACTGAAACCACATTAAACTGGAATTTTGACACTGCTATTGACTACTACGACGTGAGATATAGAAAAGTTGGTAACACTAATTGGAGTTTTAAATATTCCATTACAGCAGGCAATGTTACGTTAACTAATTTGAATGAAGACACAGATTACGAATGGCAAATTATAGCTAAATGTACTGATGACTCTGGATCTAATTATTCTGACGCTGAAGGACCTAGTTTTAAAACCACATCAAACTCATCTTCAATAAACTGCAGTGACACACCAACTGGTTTAAATATTAGTAACTTAACTAGTAATAGCGTTACTTTAAATTGGAACTATGTTTCAAGTGTAGATCATTATAATGTACGTTATAAAAAACTCGGAGACTCTGATTGGAGATATGTAAATAGCATCCAAACAGGAAGTGTAACACTAACAGATGTTAATACAAGTTCTACTTATGAATGGCAAATTAGAGCGAAATGTTCTGATGGGTCTGGATCTAATTATTCTGACGGTCAAGGTCCTGACTTTTTACCATCGTCTTCAAATGACATTTCTATAACACCATCATGTAGCGATACACCTACAGGATTATATATTACTAATCTTACAAACAATAGCGTTACTGTTAATTGGGATTACTATTCTAGCGTAGACCATTATAATGTTCGTTACAAAAAAACAGGAGATTCTAACTGGAGATACAAAAATAGCATCACTACAGGAAGTATAACACTAACAGATGTCAACACAAGTTCTAGTTACGAATGGCAAATTAGAGCGAAATGTACTGATGGAAGTGGCTCAGATTATACGGACGGGCAAGGTCCTAATTTTTTACCAACAGCATCAAATAAAAGTGCTCAACCATCTATTAACACCTATACTAACTCATCTAAAACTAACTTAATAATTAAAATAGATGACCAAACCAACACTAAAGAAAAACAATCTGTAAAGATATTTAATATTTATGGCAGATTAGTATATGAAAAATCAAAGATAAGTTCTAATAAAGAAATTGTATTAGATAATAATATTGAAGATGGAATATATGTAATTATGCTATTTAATGAAAATGGAGAAATTATAGAATCTAAAAAAATCATAAAAAATTAA
- a CDS encoding NAD-dependent epimerase/dehydratase family protein, with protein sequence MKILVTGAAGFIGSHTCERLHDLGHDVIGLDNFNDYYSLKLKTLNEKALLEKGIRIIKTDLRDDNLTEVLPKDINYIFHFAAQPGISASSTFEDYFTNNIIATKNLIDYALECQDLKLFVNIGTSSIYGLEATFPETKAPEPASHYGVTKLTAEQLVLQKSREKLFKSCSLRLYSVIGPRERPEKMYTKLIANAFNGDAFPLYDGSATHLRSFTYVGDIVDGIVSVIGNEVKVDGEIINLGTEVEHTTQEGIEAVEKVIGQSIKIDHVKARVGDQLRTKANIDKARKLLDYKPQTTLLEGVKAQVEWYKANFL encoded by the coding sequence ATGAAGATTTTAGTAACTGGAGCAGCAGGTTTTATAGGCTCTCACACATGCGAACGTTTACACGATTTAGGTCATGACGTTATTGGTTTAGATAATTTTAATGATTATTACAGCTTAAAGCTGAAAACTTTAAACGAAAAAGCACTTTTAGAAAAAGGAATTAGAATTATTAAGACCGATTTAAGAGATGATAATTTAACCGAAGTTTTACCGAAAGATATTAACTATATTTTTCATTTTGCAGCACAACCAGGTATTTCGGCAAGCTCAACATTTGAAGATTATTTTACTAATAACATTATTGCGACCAAAAACTTAATTGATTACGCTTTAGAGTGTCAAGATTTAAAGTTGTTTGTAAATATAGGGACCTCTTCAATTTATGGTTTGGAAGCCACTTTTCCAGAAACTAAAGCACCAGAACCAGCATCGCATTATGGCGTCACTAAATTAACAGCTGAGCAATTAGTATTACAGAAAAGCAGAGAGAAGTTATTTAAAAGCTGCTCATTGCGTTTGTATTCTGTGATTGGGCCAAGAGAACGTCCAGAGAAAATGTATACCAAATTAATTGCCAATGCATTTAATGGGGACGCGTTCCCGTTATATGATGGAAGTGCAACACATTTGCGTAGTTTTACCTATGTTGGAGATATCGTAGATGGTATTGTTAGTGTGATTGGTAATGAAGTTAAAGTAGATGGTGAAATTATTAATTTGGGTACAGAAGTAGAACACACGACACAAGAGGGGATTGAGGCTGTAGAAAAAGTGATTGGACAATCTATAAAAATAGACCACGTTAAAGCTAGAGTAGGAGATCAATTACGTACTAAAGCTAATATTGATAAAGCTAGAAAATTATTAGATTATAAGCCTCAAACGACTTTATTAGAAGGTGTTAAGGCTCAAGTAGAATGGTATAAAGCTAATTTTTTGTAA
- a CDS encoding glycosyltransferase family 2 protein encodes MNYQFTIIVPVYNEEDNLLRVEKELLAYTQIATKTTKILFVNDGSKDKSQALIETICSRHDAFDYILFKDNRGLSAAIKAGFDYTDTELVGYIDSDLQTAPEDFNLLLEHIGAFDLVTGVRSNRKDSFVKNMSSKIANGIRRAFTKDGMDDTGCPLKVIKTDYAKRIPMFKGLHRFLPAMIMLQNGKTKQITVQHFPRVAGEAKFGVWNRLLGPLMDCFAYLWMKKKYINYEVAKKK; translated from the coding sequence ATGAATTACCAGTTTACCATCATTGTTCCTGTATATAACGAGGAAGATAATTTACTTAGAGTTGAAAAGGAGTTATTAGCTTACACGCAAATAGCAACCAAAACAACTAAAATATTATTTGTTAATGATGGCTCAAAAGATAAAAGTCAAGCATTAATTGAAACTATTTGTAGCCGACACGATGCTTTCGACTATATATTATTTAAAGACAATCGTGGTTTAAGTGCTGCTATTAAAGCAGGCTTTGATTATACTGACACAGAATTGGTTGGTTATATAGACTCTGACTTACAAACTGCTCCGGAAGATTTTAATTTATTACTCGAACATATCGGAGCATTCGATTTAGTTACTGGTGTCCGTTCTAACCGTAAGGATAGTTTTGTAAAAAACATGTCGTCTAAAATTGCAAATGGTATTAGACGTGCTTTTACAAAAGATGGGATGGACGACACAGGTTGTCCTTTAAAAGTAATCAAAACGGATTATGCTAAACGTATCCCAATGTTTAAAGGGTTACACCGTTTTTTACCTGCCATGATTATGTTACAAAATGGTAAGACTAAACAAATTACAGTTCAGCATTTTCCGAGAGTTGCAGGAGAAGCTAAATTTGGCGTTTGGAATAGACTTTTAGGCCCGTTAATGGATTGTTTTGCGTATTTATGGATGAAAAAAAAATATATTAACTACGAAGTAGCCAAGAAAAAATAA
- a CDS encoding lipid-A-disaccharide synthase N-terminal domain-containing protein: MSNWIILSIGFLAQTLFSSRLIIQWITSEKQKRVITPTLFWTLSLIASFLLFIYGYLRDDFAIMLGQGLTYYIYIRNLQLQNQWKTFPVSIRWILIFMPLFVTVFYFNNNAIDTVKLFKNEAIPLWLLVLGIVSQTVFTLRFVYQWLYSEKHKESSLPLGFWALSLIGSLLILTYAILRVDYVLLVGHSLGAIIYFRNLLILKKQNA; the protein is encoded by the coding sequence ATGAGTAACTGGATTATACTTAGTATTGGTTTTTTAGCGCAGACTTTATTTTCTTCTCGTTTAATTATCCAATGGATTACTAGCGAGAAGCAAAAACGTGTCATCACTCCAACCTTATTTTGGACGCTAAGTTTAATTGCCTCATTCCTCTTATTTATTTATGGGTATTTGCGTGATGATTTTGCCATCATGCTAGGTCAAGGTCTTACATACTATATTTATATAAGAAATTTACAACTGCAAAACCAATGGAAAACATTTCCTGTTAGTATCCGATGGATTTTAATATTTATGCCTCTTTTTGTAACGGTATTCTATTTTAATAATAATGCTATTGATACAGTCAAGTTATTTAAAAACGAAGCCATTCCTTTATGGCTATTAGTACTTGGCATTGTATCTCAGACTGTATTTACGCTTCGTTTTGTATACCAATGGCTCTATTCTGAAAAACATAAAGAATCCTCTTTACCGCTTGGCTTTTGGGCTTTAAGTCTAATAGGATCGTTACTAATTTTAACTTATGCTATTTTGAGAGTAGATTATGTATTATTGGTAGGGCATTCTCTAGGAGCTATTATCTATTTTAGAAATCTGCTAATCTTAAAAAAACAAAATGCTTAA
- a CDS encoding ArnT family glycosyltransferase: MLNVFKNYPLSSICLLIAIVLLPNLETIQVTIMEARNFITAREMIQDNHWLLTTMNGEARYEKPPLPTWLTAISALLFGVKSVFGMRLPAIIMIMVLACYSYKLSKTILKSSAHSIINTLVLITSFYVIGITIEAPWDIFTHGFMMVAIYHLFTFLNSEHTHWKPAVFTAFFIGCSILSKGPVSFYALLLPFLLAYGFSFKYKKIKPKVLPILTILVLAIAIGGWWYFYVRLEDPETFAAITSKETGNWTSYNVRPFYYYWSFFTQSGLWTIPAFISLLYPYLKTRVINLQAYKFTLLWTIFAVVLLSLIPEKKSRYLMPVLIPLALNIGFYIEYLIRTFKTLTDKRETIPVYFNFGLIALIGIIAPFVLFFQFKTQLSTNLFPFLLFALIVFVLGLAILWQLLKKEMTKVFLLTTTFFGAIFLFGLPLAKTFTSTNFKPISGLLDENTKSNIRLYNINHISPEAIWQYGEKIPRITKKDNVFGFPTDSEFVVLANDISQKDQDNISKTYIIEQLGTYDLNESEPNSKQYKDRLISKYYYFKKK; encoded by the coding sequence ATGCTTAACGTCTTTAAAAATTATCCGCTTAGTAGTATTTGTTTGCTTATTGCAATCGTGTTATTACCCAACTTAGAGACTATACAAGTGACTATTATGGAAGCACGTAATTTTATTACTGCAAGAGAAATGATACAGGATAACCACTGGCTATTAACGACTATGAATGGTGAAGCACGTTACGAAAAACCACCATTACCAACATGGTTAACTGCTATATCTGCATTGCTATTTGGTGTAAAAAGTGTTTTTGGGATGCGCTTACCCGCTATAATTATGATTATGGTATTGGCTTGTTACAGTTATAAATTATCTAAGACCATATTAAAAAGTAGCGCTCACAGTATAATTAACACCTTGGTTTTAATCACTTCTTTTTATGTTATAGGAATTACAATTGAAGCACCTTGGGATATTTTTACACATGGATTTATGATGGTTGCCATATACCACTTATTTACTTTTTTAAATTCTGAACACACGCACTGGAAACCAGCTGTATTTACTGCCTTTTTTATTGGCTGCTCTATATTAAGCAAAGGTCCTGTTAGTTTTTATGCGCTATTATTACCCTTTTTATTAGCTTATGGTTTTAGCTTTAAGTATAAAAAAATCAAACCAAAAGTTTTACCAATACTAACCATATTAGTATTAGCCATTGCTATTGGTGGTTGGTGGTACTTTTATGTAAGACTTGAAGATCCAGAAACTTTTGCTGCTATAACAAGTAAAGAAACAGGGAATTGGACGAGTTATAATGTTAGACCTTTTTATTATTACTGGAGCTTTTTTACACAAAGTGGCTTATGGACGATACCTGCTTTTATAAGTTTACTCTATCCTTATTTAAAGACAAGAGTTATAAATCTACAAGCCTATAAATTTACACTACTATGGACTATTTTTGCGGTGGTACTATTATCTCTAATTCCTGAGAAAAAGTCACGTTACTTAATGCCAGTTTTAATTCCGTTAGCTTTAAATATTGGGTTTTATATTGAATATTTAATCAGAACATTTAAAACCCTAACCGATAAACGTGAAACTATTCCTGTATATTTCAACTTTGGACTTATTGCTTTAATAGGTATTATTGCACCTTTTGTACTATTCTTTCAGTTTAAAACACAATTAAGTACTAACCTATTTCCATTTTTACTATTTGCTTTAATTGTTTTTGTTTTAGGACTAGCTATACTTTGGCAATTACTAAAAAAAGAGATGACAAAAGTATTTTTATTAACCACCACTTTTTTCGGAGCTATCTTCTTATTCGGTTTACCATTAGCCAAAACTTTTACTAGCACTAATTTTAAACCAATTTCGGGGCTTTTAGACGAGAATACAAAATCTAATATTAGACTGTATAATATCAATCATATTTCACCTGAAGCAATTTGGCAATATGGCGAAAAAATTCCGCGCATTACTAAAAAAGATAATGTGTTTGGCTTTCCCACGGATTCTGAATTTGTTGTACTAGCTAATGATATTAGTCAAAAAGATCAAGACAATATAAGTAAAACCTACATTATTGAACAACTTGGAACTTACGATCTAAATGAAAGTGAACCGAACAGTAAACAATATAAAGACAGGTTAATTAGTAAGTATTATTACTTCAAAAAAAAGTAA
- a CDS encoding phosphatase PAP2 family protein has product MLDQLVQYDKDLFLFLNGLGTTTWDSFWMFYTDKVHWIPFYGILAYLMYKRSNTKMFVLTLVVIALMILFTDQITNLFKNFLVKRPRPCHEDDIVQSMRLIKSWCGGKYGYFSGHASNSMAVAIFSGLMLRYKYKYLIYVLIVWSIAMAYSRIYIGVHYPLDVLSGMLFGGLSGLLFYKLDKYLQSRFEVK; this is encoded by the coding sequence ATGTTAGACCAATTAGTACAATACGATAAAGACCTTTTTTTATTCTTAAATGGATTAGGAACGACCACTTGGGATAGTTTCTGGATGTTTTATACGGATAAAGTACACTGGATTCCGTTTTATGGAATTTTGGCGTATTTGATGTACAAACGGTCTAATACAAAAATGTTTGTATTAACATTGGTGGTAATAGCTTTAATGATTTTATTTACAGATCAAATTACAAACCTATTCAAAAATTTCTTGGTAAAGCGCCCTAGACCCTGTCATGAGGATGATATAGTACAGTCTATGCGTTTAATTAAGTCTTGGTGTGGTGGTAAATATGGTTACTTTTCTGGACACGCCAGTAACAGTATGGCGGTTGCTATCTTTTCAGGTTTAATGTTACGTTACAAATACAAGTATCTAATTTATGTATTAATTGTTTGGTCTATAGCTATGGCGTATAGTAGAATTTATATTGGTGTACACTACCCATTAGATGTGCTTAGCGGAATGTTATTTGGTGGACTATCAGGATTACTATTTTATAAGCTTGATAAGTACTTGCAATCAAGATTTGAGGTCAAGTAA
- a CDS encoding MATE family efflux transporter, producing MVLSNYTKEFKYNWQLAAPVMLGMLGHTFVSFVDNIMVGQMGTAELAAVSLGNSFMFIAMSIGIGFSTAITPLVAEADSANDFEKGKSAFKHGLFLCTVLGVLLFLLLLLAKPLMYLMKQPMEVVELAIPYLDLVAISLIPLIIFQGFKQFSDGLSLTKYPMYATILANLINVLLNYLLIFGKFGFPELGIVGAAYGTLVSRIIMVFYLWWLLKGREKSKAYVTNIKFFVLENVMLKKIINLGTPSAMQMFFEVAIFTAAIWLSGLLGKNPQAANQVALNLSSMTFMVATGLSVASMIRVGNQKGLHQYLELRRIAVSLFLMGFIFAVLFASLFLIFNQFLPRLYVDFDDVVNFKDNMEVVTIASQLLIAAAVFQISDSLQVVALGALRGLQDVTIPTVITFISYWLIGFPISWYFGKAELYGSFGIWLGLIAGLTSAAILLFIRFNYLTKRLILNSAKYLTAKS from the coding sequence ATGGTTTTAAGTAACTACACTAAAGAATTTAAGTATAATTGGCAGCTTGCTGCGCCAGTAATGTTAGGTATGTTGGGACATACCTTTGTCAGTTTTGTAGATAACATTATGGTAGGACAAATGGGGACTGCAGAGTTAGCAGCAGTATCGCTAGGTAATAGTTTTATGTTTATTGCCATGTCAATAGGTATTGGATTTAGTACCGCAATTACCCCCTTAGTGGCAGAAGCAGATAGTGCTAACGATTTTGAAAAAGGAAAATCAGCTTTTAAACACGGTTTATTTTTGTGTACAGTTTTAGGTGTTTTATTGTTTTTACTCCTTTTATTAGCAAAACCCTTAATGTATTTAATGAAGCAACCTATGGAGGTTGTAGAGCTGGCTATTCCGTATTTAGATTTGGTCGCTATTTCATTAATACCATTAATTATATTTCAAGGATTTAAGCAGTTTAGTGATGGTTTATCTTTAACTAAATATCCAATGTACGCTACCATATTAGCCAATTTGATTAACGTCTTATTAAATTATTTGTTGATTTTTGGGAAATTTGGGTTTCCAGAATTAGGAATTGTTGGAGCAGCATATGGGACTTTGGTCTCACGAATTATAATGGTGTTTTATTTATGGTGGTTATTAAAAGGACGAGAAAAATCAAAAGCTTATGTTACTAATATCAAATTTTTTGTTTTAGAAAATGTAATGCTAAAAAAGATAATTAATTTAGGGACGCCAAGTGCTATGCAAATGTTTTTTGAAGTCGCTATTTTTACCGCTGCCATTTGGTTAAGTGGTTTATTAGGTAAAAACCCTCAGGCAGCTAATCAAGTAGCTTTAAATTTAAGTTCAATGACCTTTATGGTTGCTACGGGGTTAAGTGTCGCGTCAATGATTAGGGTTGGTAATCAAAAAGGATTACATCAATATTTAGAGTTACGTCGTATTGCAGTATCCTTATTTTTGATGGGCTTTATTTTTGCGGTTCTTTTCGCCTCTTTATTTTTAATATTTAATCAGTTTTTACCACGATTATATGTCGATTTTGATGATGTAGTAAACTTTAAAGATAATATGGAAGTGGTTACCATTGCATCACAATTATTAATTGCGGCAGCCGTATTTCAGATTAGTGATAGTCTGCAAGTTGTTGCACTGGGGGCTTTAAGAGGACTTCAAGATGTAACCATTCCGACGGTGATAACATTTATATCATATTGGTTAATTGGTTTTCCAATAAGCTGGTATTTTGGTAAAGCAGAGCTGTATGGTAGTTTTGGAATTTGGTTAGGTTTAATAGCAGGTTTGACCTCGGCAGCTATTTTATTGTTTATACGTTTTAATTATCTAACTAAAAGGTTAATTTTGAACTCGGCTAAATATTTAACAGCTAAAAGCTAA
- a CDS encoding FkbM family methyltransferase, whose product MIFKKIIFKASQIKWIPKWIYLLGVIQYIKLLFTLKSKTPYLRLKLKGYQNEIYLRPKTSDFKIFKQIFIEEDYNVKFPEEVNNIIDAGSNCGYSIVYFKNKFKNAKLIAIEPDPSNIEILKKNTAHFENVYIVEGGLWHINTDLKILDKNAGKWAFRVVEALDDSKEFRGYSLDAIMLEYDIKTIDILKIDVEGAEKVVFEQNYQYWLSKTKFGFLELHENYAPGVTDLVNDRLNALDFEQSKSGENLVFSMRSNLK is encoded by the coding sequence ATGATATTCAAAAAAATAATATTTAAAGCTTCACAAATTAAATGGATCCCTAAGTGGATATATTTACTTGGTGTGATTCAGTACATTAAATTATTGTTTACTCTTAAAAGCAAGACGCCCTATTTAAGGTTAAAACTGAAAGGTTATCAAAATGAAATTTACTTAAGACCAAAGACTTCCGATTTTAAAATATTCAAACAAATTTTTATTGAAGAAGACTATAACGTCAAATTTCCAGAAGAGGTTAATAATATTATAGACGCCGGCTCTAATTGTGGGTATTCTATAGTTTATTTTAAAAACAAGTTTAAAAATGCTAAACTTATTGCAATAGAACCTGATCCTTCAAATATTGAAATTCTTAAAAAGAATACCGCTCATTTTGAAAATGTATATATTGTTGAAGGCGGACTTTGGCATATAAATACGGATTTAAAAATTTTAGATAAGAATGCGGGAAAATGGGCGTTTAGAGTGGTTGAAGCTTTAGATGATTCTAAAGAATTTAGAGGCTATAGTTTGGATGCCATTATGTTAGAGTATGATATTAAAACAATCGATATTCTGAAAATAGATGTTGAAGGTGCCGAAAAAGTTGTTTTTGAACAAAATTATCAATATTGGCTATCCAAAACTAAATTCGGTTTTTTAGAGCTTCATGAAAATTATGCGCCAGGTGTTACCGATTTAGTGAATGACAGACTAAATGCATTAGATTTTGAGCAGTCCAAATCTGGTGAAAACTTAGTGTTTTCCATGCGTTCTAATCTCAAATAA
- a CDS encoding NAD(P)H-dependent flavin oxidoreductase, whose translation MQNKITRLFNIKHPIIQAGMIWNSGWKLASAASNSGILGLIGAGSMYPDVLRDHIQKCKKATDKPFGVNVPMLYPNIEEIMNIIVEEEVKIVFTSAGNPKTWTKWLQDKGITVVHVVSSVKFALKAQGAGVDAIVAEGFEAGGHNGRDETTTLTLIPMVAEQLDIPLIAAGGIATGKAMLACLVLGADGVQVGSRFVASTESSAHQAFKQVVVDTKEGDTQLTLKELAPVRLIKNKFYQQLEDFYKTGPTTEELKAFLGRARAKKGMFEGDLDDGELEIGQIAGLIHDIKPVAEIVKDMVTEFEEAKRSIIKL comes from the coding sequence ATGCAAAATAAAATAACAAGACTCTTCAATATTAAACATCCAATTATTCAAGCAGGAATGATTTGGAATAGTGGTTGGAAATTAGCGTCAGCAGCAAGTAATTCTGGAATATTAGGATTGATTGGTGCCGGAAGTATGTATCCAGACGTGTTAAGAGATCATATTCAAAAATGTAAAAAAGCAACAGATAAACCTTTTGGTGTTAATGTTCCAATGTTATATCCTAACATTGAAGAAATCATGAATATTATCGTGGAAGAAGAGGTTAAGATTGTATTTACTTCTGCAGGAAACCCAAAAACGTGGACCAAATGGTTGCAAGACAAAGGGATAACAGTGGTGCATGTGGTTAGTAGTGTTAAGTTTGCTTTAAAAGCGCAAGGAGCAGGTGTGGATGCTATTGTTGCAGAAGGTTTTGAAGCAGGAGGACATAATGGTCGTGACGAAACGACGACGCTAACTTTAATACCAATGGTTGCTGAGCAATTGGATATTCCGTTAATAGCTGCAGGTGGTATTGCCACAGGAAAAGCAATGTTAGCTTGTTTAGTTTTAGGAGCAGATGGTGTGCAAGTCGGAAGTCGATTTGTCGCTAGTACAGAAAGTAGTGCGCATCAGGCGTTTAAGCAAGTCGTGGTTGATACTAAGGAAGGTGACACCCAGTTAACGTTAAAAGAATTAGCGCCAGTAAGATTAATTAAAAATAAGTTTTACCAACAACTTGAAGATTTTTATAAAACAGGACCAACAACCGAAGAACTTAAAGCATTTTTAGGTCGTGCACGTGCTAAAAAAGGTATGTTTGAAGGAGACTTAGACGATGGAGAACTAGAGATTGGTCAAATAGCAGGATTAATTCACGATATAAAACCAGTGGCTGAGATTGTTAAAGACATGGTTACTGAGTTTGAGGAGGCTAAAAGGAGTATTATTAAGCTTTAA